The following nucleotide sequence is from Leopardus geoffroyi isolate Oge1 chromosome D4, O.geoffroyi_Oge1_pat1.0, whole genome shotgun sequence.
cctgatgcggggcttgaactcgcaaactgcaagcccatgaccagagccaaaaccaagaattcaaggcttaaccaactgagccacccggcaccccaaTATTCTGATTTCTAATGAAGCTGagcattttctctgtgttttctttggtaaatatATTGCAGATATTTTCTGTGAATCATTATAGTCTAGCTTTACTTATTATCTCTTTTGGTGTAATTTTCACATTTTGAGTACGGTTTTTTGTCACTATGcctctatatattttttacttggaACAGCATCCTGGTCCTGAGACCAtaaatatatacttctttttgGTGAATACTTACTTTATGGTTTGGATTTTTTACCTTGATTGTTCATTCATACGGGATGTATTTCTATGTGTGTTAGATAGAAATCtagtcttttcttttccaaagttgCAGCCAAGTGCCacaaatatcaaatattcttATCTAATAGCTCATCCATTTTTCATAGCTGTGAGATAAATATTATACACGAAGTTCCACTTAGATTAagatctatatatatgtataaatataggTATACAGAACTCTTTATGCTGacccttcatttgtttttctctgtgtgtacCATTATCTTAGTTTCTCATTGTAATGTGCTTTGATTTGGATTAGAAAACTTCTCTAAAActctaattttttcaaattatcttgTCTTTATTTAGCCTTTACTCCTCTGAGTTTTAGAATGACCTTCTCAACTCCTATTGAGAGTCGATGACATTGGGGTGTTATTACATGTGCACTGAATTTTATTAATTGACAAAACTgactttttttccagctttcctaaGATATAATGGACATGTAACATTTTGTGAGTTTAAGGTGTAAAACATAATGACTTGACAACCTTACATATTCTGAAATGACTGCCACGGTTAGAttagttaacacctccatcacctcatgaaatcacaattttttatgtatgtttcttaCATTAATACTGGTAAGAAAGGGACTTACATCCAAAGTTTTCTATTCCAATAATATTTGAAGGTTGAGAATGATGacttcatatttaaataaaaattaacgtattttaaaaattaaccacaGTAACATAGGCATGGTAGTATTCCTATATTGATGGCATCCCTCACCCAAAACCTTAAGTACCTAGATCATATTAGCCAATACAattcttaaataaacattaagcaggCTCTGCTATGAAGACCTAAGCAAGTCTCATCTGACAATGTGGACCCCAAGGAACACTAATGACATCTTGTTCTCACTTTTGTCTTATTCCCATtatcactgccaccaccaccacctgtaGTCCTTTGAGTAGGAGAGAATACTAAAGAGAATCTCATTCATAGGGACCCCTTATATGAAAGCATCCTGATTCAAGATGGGGCCCACAAGCCTCTTCccctgagaaaagaagaaaataagaggatAAGGAGTTGTTCAAGAAACAATCTAGGaagaatattcaaaagaaaatggagaagagttCACACACCTTAGGCTACCTAGAAGTTCCTAAGACACATGAGACGCACCTTTACTTTCTCATTAAGAAAATAGCTTGGAATTATCTTAAGTTTTCCATGTGGGATTTACTATCTGTTTTGGGGGTTACTCAAGTAAATGTTCTTAAATTCTAACAAAACTAtaatatttcctctttaaaacaaGAGGGATTCTTTTTACAGGCTAGAAATTAGGGAAGAAGCTGACTTGATGAAATTGCCCTTCACATCTCTCCAACTGCTTCTCCACACCCTGTCCAGGAAGGCACAGACATGGAGACCAAGAACTATAGCAGTGACTCAGGCTTTATCCTCCTTGGCCTCTCTTCCAACCCTCAGCTACAGAAACCTCTCTTTGCCATCTTCCTCATCATGTACCTGGTCACCGTGCTGGGCAATGTACTCATCATCCTGGCCATCCACTCAGACCCCCGACTCCATAcccccatgtactttttcctcagCAACCTGTCCTTCATAGATATCTGCTTCACAACTGTCACTGTGCCCAAGATGCTGGTGAATTTACTGTCAGAGACAAAGGCTATCTCTTTCGTGGGATGCCTGGTCCAGATGTACTTCTTCATGGCCTGTGGGAACACTGACAGTTACCTGCTGGCCTCCATGGCCATAGACCGGCTGGTAGCCATCTGCCACCCCTTCCATTACAATAGGGTTATGAACCCACGGCGCTGCCTCCTCATGCTGCTGGGTTCTTGCACCATCTCCCACCTGCACTCCCTGCTCCGTGTGCTACTCATGTCCCGCCTGTCCTTCTGTGCCTCCCATGTCATTAAGCACTTTTTTTGTGACACCCAGCCTGTGCTAAAGCTATCCTGCTCTGACACGTCCTCCAGCCAGATTGTGGTCATGACCGAGACCCTGGCTGTCATCGCGACCCCCTTTCTGTGCATTCTCTTCTCCTACCTGCGAATCATCATCACTGTGCTCAGAATTCCCTCTGCAGCCGGCAAGTGGAAGGCCTTCTCTACCTGTAGCTCCCACCTTACCGTAGTGGTGTTGACCTATGGGAGTGTCATCTATGTGTATTTCAGGCCCCTGTCCATGTACTCAGTGGTGAAGGACCGGGTAGCCACAGTCATGTACACAGTAGTGACAcccatgctgaaccccttcatcTATAGTCTGAGGAACAAAGACATGAACAGGGGCTTAAAGAAATTAAGGAACAGAATTCACttatagaaagaacaaatagatGGAACAGCTTAATTAGGAGATGACCCAAGAAATGATCACTTCATCATTCCCTCATACACATTTGTCACATGGCATACAGAGAGGTCCTAGAAGGGAGTGTTGAAAAGCAACAAGAACCCTGAGCAGGAAGCTAGAACAGTCTGTTTATATTAATGACCTTAGCCAAATACATGTGCAATCCCAGGACAAGTGCTGTTAGGAAGCCACATTTCAGGACAGCTATTTCTGCCCCCTATATAAATAAAGCTATCTTGAAGTGCAATAAAGCATCTTCCAATCCTTCCTCTATGGGCTTGACCTTGGCTAATACTCAAGAAATTACAGTCCTACTCAATTTGAGAATAAGAAGTTACATGAATCTGGTAGGGAATTGGGAAAAGACTTCTTGGAATAATGACCTAAGATCACACTTAAAATGTATTGATTTTGACAGAGCAAAGTTCAATAGAGTAGGAAATGGACAGAGCATTTCAAATAGTGGGAACCACACAAAGAGGAAGAGATGATAAATACTGGAATGTGTTTGAGGGACAGTGGAAAGCCCGGTGAGGCTTGTTcaatttgagagaaaagagaatatggCTGGAAATATGGAAGAATCCAGAAAGCAGATTTAATGCCCCAAAACACCAATGTGTCCTCATAGTGAATTCTCAGCACTtgactctttttccttttccttttcttctgcccttGTCCACATGGCCATGATCCTCACGGAAATGCCCTATATATTCTGGAAGAAGCAATGTGTGTGTCAATCAGGATAAGCGAGATTGTGCTGAGGAAACAAACAATCTCAAAATTGCCGGACTTGGAAACCAAAGGTTTAGTTCGTTATCACACTGCATGTCCACCACTGAAAAGTATTAGGGTGCTGCTCATTTTAAACATTCAGCAACCAAAGCCAATGGAGCAGATGCCACTGTAAACATTCACCATCAATCTGTCAGAAGCTGAGGAAATCTCTTGAGCAGATTTCACATGGGCATTGAAAAACTCTGGTCTGGAAGTGACTCACACCACTTGTAACCATAATTTATTATCAACAACTAATCTCATGATCCCTCCCAAACACAAGGGAGACAGGAGGCACAATTCAACAGTGAATCTGTCAAATGGACCCAACATCATCTAATGAACAGATTTAATGATTACTACACAACTCTAGTAACACAAATACATACGTGTGAATTTGTTGCTTAATCAATGTTCCTGATTATCAatttcaataacaaaaataacaagatTATATACTGTATCTGGAATCCTTTTGTCTCAATTATTTCAACAAGTTTTAACAACCACCAGACTTTATTAATCATAAACTTATAGATGGTAAGAGCTGAAGCTGAATGTCAGACATTTAGCCTTAGCGATATAACAAGAGGTGTATGGTGGCCTAATGGAACACAGGGCCACCGAGAGCCCAACATTAAAGTCTCTCATTGCTGTTACTGTGTCCTCTTCCACTGATCAGGAAGCAACCAGCAATTCAGGAAACAAACTCAAATTGCAATTGCCTTCATCTTATACACACATACCTGGCTTTCATCACTGTCTCCCACCAGTCACTCAGTTTTTGGCCTTGAGCTACTGTATACTTTCTACTTCCTCTATTTTTGTGACATAATTTTAGGCTAGTTGAATCAACCACATTAAAAATTGAGGGATTCCTGGCATATATGGATTGAgtaaattcattaattttacCTTCAAGTAACTTCTAAATGTAATTAAGTCATTTGTTCCCAGGAAAccgaacatattttttttctccactctgccATCAACTCAGGCTCTCTTTTCTCAACAACACATAGTCACTAGAAATCAAGACTTTTTATGTTTAATACTATAGGTATTCCATAAAGTAGATGACAAATATGAAATAACATGTCGGGGTGCATTACAAATCTGGGCCCCTGGTTAGTCCTAATCTTCTCAGGCACAGCTAGAGTGCTGTCTCTGTCAGAATGGGACATAGTTTCAGCAAGATATCCCGCCACCCtggggattccaggaagatggcagcgtaggaggacgctgggctcaccgcgcgtcctgctgatcaattagattccacctacacctgcctaaataacccagaaaaccgccagaggattaccAGAAcagagtcaccggagccaagcgcagacgagaggcccacggaagagggtaggaagggcggcgaggcggtgcgcgctccacggactggcgggagggagcgggggcggaggggcggctcgccggccaagcagagccccggagtctggcttgcaaaagcggaggggcctgacggactgtgttccgatggcaagtgcgacttagcgtctgggaggtcataagttaacagctctgctcggaaagcgggaaggctggaggacaaagggagggagagctgctgagcccccggacgacagcgctcagtttggtggggaacaaaggcgctcgccagcgccatctcccccgcccatcccccagcaaaaatcccaaagagaaccagttcctgccagggaacttcctcgctccgcgcaaacacccaactctgcttctgcggagccaaaccgccggcagcggatctgactccctcccgctgccacagggcccctcctgaagtggatcacctaaggagaagcgagctaagcctgcccctcctgcccctgtgcaccttgcctacccaccccagctaatacgccagatccccagcatcacaagcctggcagtgtgcaagtagcccaaacgggccacgccaccccacagtgaatcctgcccctaggagaggggaagagaaggcacacaccagtcggactgtggccccagcggtgggccgggggcagacatcaggtcggagtgcggccccgcccaccaactccagttatacaccacagcacaggggaagtcccctgcaggtcctcaccacgccagggactatccaaaatgaccaagcggaagaattcccctcagaagaatctccaggaaataacaacagctaatgagctgatcaaaaaggatttaaataatataacagaaagtgaatttagaataatagtcataaaattaatcgccgggcttgaaaacagtatacaggacagcagagaatcccttgctacagagatcaagggactaaggaacagtcacgaggagctgaaaaacgctttaaatgaaatgcaaaacaaaatggagaccaccacagctcggattgaagaggcagaggagagaataggtgaactagaagataaagttatggaaaaagaggaagctgagaaaaagagagataaaaaaatccaggagtatgaggggaaaattagagaactaagtgatgcactaaaaagaaataatatacgcataattggtatcccagaggaggaagagagagggaaaggtgctgaaggggtacttgaagaaataatagctgagaacttccctgaactggggaaggaaaaaggcattgaaatccaagaggcacagagaactcccttcagacggaacctgaatcgatcttctgcacgacatatcatagtgaaactggcaaaatacaaggataaagagaaaattctgaaagcagcaaggggtaaacgtgccctcacatataaagggagacctataagactcgtgactgatctctcttttgaaacttggcaggccagaaagaattggcacgagattttcagtgtgctagacagaaaaaatatgcagccgagaatcctttatccagcaagtctgtcatttagaatagaaggagagataaaggtcttcccaaacaaacaaaaactgaaggaatttgtcaccactaaaccagccctacaagagatcctaagggggaccctgtgagacaaaataccagagacgtcactacaagcataaaacatacagacatcacaatgactctaaacccatatctttctataataacactgaatgtaaatggattaaatgcaccaaccaaaagacatagggtatcagaatggataaaaaaacaagacccatctatttgctgtctacaagagactcattttagacctgaggacacctttagattgagagtgaggggatggagaactatttatcatgctactggaagccaaaagaaagctggagtagccatacttatatcagacaaactagactttaaattaaaggctgtaacaagagatgaagaaggacattatataatagttacagggtctatccatcaggaagagctaacaattataaatgtctatgcgccaaataccggagcccccaaatatataaaacaactactcataaacataagcaaccttattgataagaatgtggtaattgcaggggactttaacaccccacttacagaaatggatagatcatctagacacacggtcagtaaagaaacaagggccctgaatgagacattggatcagatggacttgacagatatatttagaactctgcatcccaaagcaacagaatatactttcttctcgagtgcacatggaacattctccaagatagatcatatactgggtcacaaaacagccctccataagtttaccagaattgaaattataccatgcatactttcagaccacaatgctatgaagcttgaaatcacccacagaaaaaagtctggaaaacctccaaaagcatcgaggttaaagagcaccctactaacgaatgagtgggtcaaccaggcaattagagaagaaataaaaaaatatatggaaacaaacgaaaatgaaaatacaacaatccaaacgctttgggacgcagcgaaggcagtcctgagaggaaaatacattgcaatccaggcctatctcaagaaacaagaaaaatcccaaatacaaaatctaacagcacacctaaaggaaatggaagcagaacagcaaaggcagcctaaacccagcagaagaagagaaataataaagatcagagcagaaataaacaatatagagtctaaaaaaactgtagagcagatcaacgaaaccaagagttggttttttgaaaaaat
It contains:
- the LOC123593031 gene encoding olfactory receptor 1L4-like, with translation METKNYSSDSGFILLGLSSNPQLQKPLFAIFLIMYLVTVLGNVLIILAIHSDPRLHTPMYFFLSNLSFIDICFTTVTVPKMLVNLLSETKAISFVGCLVQMYFFMACGNTDSYLLASMAIDRLVAICHPFHYNRVMNPRRCLLMLLGSCTISHLHSLLRVLLMSRLSFCASHVIKHFFCDTQPVLKLSCSDTSSSQIVVMTETLAVIATPFLCILFSYLRIIITVLRIPSAAGKWKAFSTCSSHLTVVVLTYGSVIYVYFRPLSMYSVVKDRVATVMYTVVTPMLNPFIYSLRNKDMNRGLKKLRNRIHL